The stretch of DNA CGCCCAATGAAGGCCAGACCCTCACGGTGACGGCGGAGTCGGGCAACCAGGACCTCCTTCCTCATCCGCGTATTCGAACTTCGGTGTTCGGATCTTCGGTGCTCTTGTTGCTGCCCCGCACCAACGCGGTGGGAAGCAGCGTGGTCACGGTGACCGTGCGCGACAGTGGAGGCGTGGCGGATGGCGGCCAGGACTCGGTCACGCGCACGTTTGTGTTGAGGGTCCTGGACGTGGACGACGCGCCTTTCATCGAGCCCATTCCAGGCACCACGATCGAACAGGGGAAGGCGGCGGGTCCTCTTCCCGTTGCGGTGTCCGATCCCGATACGGCCATCACGAATTTGGTCGTCACGGTGGTTTCGGACAATCCGGTCCTCGTGCCCGCCACGGCGATCACCGTGGCCGGAAGAGTTCCGTTTCAATTCTTGACCGTGACGCCTGTGCCGACGCAGTCGGGGAGCGCGGTGTTGACGCTGTTCGTTTCCGACGGATCTTCCACGAACCAGACCTCGTTCAAGTTGACCGTGACTGCGGTCAACCGGGTGCCTGCGCTGTCAGGACTGGGTGATCTGACGTTGATCGAGGACCAGGTCGCCGCGGAATTTCGTTTTTCAGTTGCTGACCCCGACACGCCGGCATCGGGTTTGGCTGTGACCGCCGTTTCCTCGGACGAACTCCTTTTGCCTCGGGCGGGCGTGCTGGTAACGCGCGCCACCGGGAGCGCGGCTGAAACCAATTGGGTGTTGCGTTTGACGCCGTCCCCCGACCGGTCCGGCCGGGCGAGGCTGACGGTGACGGTGTCCGATGGCATTTCCAGTGTATCCCGCGACGTGGCGGTCGAGGTGAAGCCCGTGAACGACGCGCCCTCTTTTGTGGCCGGTCCGGACGTGGCGGTGTCGGAGGATTCCGGCGCCGCCCGACTGGCGGGCTGGGCTCGCGGTTTGTCCAAGGGGCCCGGGGATGAAGCAGGACAGACCTTGAGATTTGAAGTTTCGAACACGTCGCCGGCTTTGTTCGAGACAGCACCGACTGTGAATGCCGACGGAACCCTGGCCTTTGCGCCGACCGCGAATGCTTTTGGAGTGGCGACGGTGTCGGTCGTGTTGGTCGATGACGGGGGGACGGCGGATGGCGGGGCGGAGCGTTCGCTGGCGCGCACTTTTACGATTCGCGTCGATCCGGTGAATGATGCTCCGACGCTGAATACGGTCAACAACCTGACCCGGGACGAGGATTCGGGGCCGTTCACGCTGACCCTTTCCGGACTGAGTTCGGGAGCGCCGAATGAGGCGCAGCAGTTGACGGTGACTGCCCTCTCGAGTAATCCCGCTCTCATGCCTCATCCGGAGGTGAATTATGTATCGCCCGCGGCGACCGGCCGTCTGGTGCTTGCTCCCGTGACGAACGCATTTGGGAAAGTGACGGTGACCGTGATGGTGCGAGATGACGGCGGAACGGCGGGAGGCGGACAAGACTCGACCACACGCTCGTTCACGGTTGATTTTCTGCCGGTGAATGATCCGCCGGTGTTGGGCGCGTTGTTGCCGCAATCCACGGCGGAGAACACGTCTACCGCGCCCATCGCGATCATGGTGAGCGACATCGACACGCCCGCGGAACGGCTCCGTGTGACGGTGACCAGTTCCAATTTGGAACTCGTTCCGAACGCGAATCTGACCCTGGGCGGAGGGGGGACGAACTGGACTTTGCGAGTGCTACCGTCGCGGGATCGAACCGGCGAAACGACGATTTCGGTGGTGGCCGGCGACGGGGAGGCGAGCACGACCAACCGTTTTGTGCTGGTCGTGAGCGCGGTCAATCAGGCGCCGGTGCTTGGAGTGCCGGGCGATCAGACCACGCCTGAAGACGTTCCGTTGACCGTGCCCCTTTTGGTCAGTGATCGTGAGACGTCCGAGCCGCGTGTGCGGGTGGAAAGCTCCAATCCCATTCTGTTTCCGTTGGCGAATTTGGGCGTGTCCGGCACCGGGACCAACCGTTTGCTCCGGGTTCAGCCGGCCACCAACGCCAGCGGCGAGGGGCGGTTGACGGTTATTGTGGACGACGGAAGGGCGAGTGTGACCAACGGTTTCATGGTCAAGGTGACCCCCGTGAATGATGCGCCCGGATTCACTTCCGGCACCAACGTGGTGGTGCGGGAGGACGCTGGATTGACGCGCTTGCCGGGATGGGCGAGCCGTCTTTCGGCGGGGCCTGCGGATGAAGCGGGTCAGCGGTTGCGCTTCGAGGTTTCCACGACGAGCCCGGCGTTGTTTTCCGAACTGCCCGCGATATCCGCGGACGGGGAACTTCGGTTTGCCGGGGCGGCCCAGGCGTTCGGTGAAGCGTTGGTCCGGGTGGTTTTGGTGGACGACGGGGGCCGGGACCACGAGGGCGTCGATCGTTCCGAGGCGATTGAGTTCCGGGTGTCGATTCGACCGGTCAACGACGCGCCCACGTTGAATCCGTTGAACAATATCACCCGCGAGGAGGATTCGGGGGTCTTCACGCTGGTCTTGTCGGGAATTACTTCGGGAGCGGCCAACGAAACGCAGCGTCTCACCGTCACGGCGGCATCGAGCGTGCCGGGTATTCTAGCGGATCCCGCGGTGACTTACACCAGTCCCGCGGTGAACGGTCGGTTGATTCTTACGCCGTTGCCGAATGCTTTCGGAAAAACCCGGGTGACCGTGACAGTGCGGGACGACGGAGGGGTGGACGCGGGCGGGAGCGATACGGTGACTCAATTCTTTGATTTGACGATCGAGCCCGTCAATGACGCGCCAACTCTCGCGCCTCTGGCCGCTCGCAGCGCGCCCGAGAACGGCTCGACGGGACCCATCGCGTTGACGCTGGGCGATATCGATACGCCCTTGGATCAGTTGAAGGTCGGGGTGACGAGCAGTGATCCAGCATTGGTTCCCGCCCCCGGCATGGTCATCACCGGCGAGGGGGACAGCCGCCTGCTCGTGGTCACACCGGCGCCGGGAAGAACGGGGACGGCGACCCTGACCGTTTCCGTGAATGACGGATCGCTTTCCGCGAGCCAAGCGTTTCTGTTGACCGTGGTGTCCATCAATGAAGCGCCGAAGATTGTGGCGCCGGCGGAGGTGGTGACGGACGAGGACACGCCGGTGGTCGTGCCCGTGACCGTGACAGACCGCGAAAACGACGCGGTTCAACTGGCCTTCGAGATTTCCGATCCGCAGCTCGTTTCGCCGACGAACATTGTCTTGAACGGCTTGGGCGCGGACCGTTCCTTGAGAATCGTTCCGAATTCCAATGCGTATGGAACGGCGACGCTCCGGCTGGTGGCGAGAGACGGGCGATTGAGTTCAACCCATGAGATCAAGCTTGTGGTGCGACCGGTGGACGATCCGCCCCTGTTGGCGGAGATTCTCGATCAAGCTCTGAACCAAGACACGACCAGCGCCCCGATCGTTTTGAACCTGGAGGACCTCGACACGCCCCGGGCGGACTTGCGGATTCGAGTGGCGGCTACGGATGCGGGTTTGCTGCCGGAATCCGGGCTCGTGGTGGGCGGGACTCCGGAGCGGCGCACGTTGACCCTGATCCCGGCCCGGGGGAGGAGCGGGCCATCGGAGGTGACCGTGAGGGTGTCGGACGCGGGGACCACGGTGGAACGGAGTTTTCGCGTGGTAGTGAGCGCACCCAACACGCCCCCTTCGATATTGTCCCAACCGCAAAGCCGGACGGTGCTGGTGGGGACGACGGTCCTCTTCAATGTGAGCGCGGCCGGCACGGCGCCTTTGAGTTATCAGTGGACTTTGAACGGCACCCATCTGCCGCAGGCGACCAACGCGGTTCTGACGTTGTCGGCGGTTGCGACCAGCGCGACGGGACGTTACGCCGTGAGCGTGCGGAACTCGGCAGGCAGCGTGGCCAGCGAAGAAGCGGTGCTGATTGTCGGGCAATTGGGTTCGAAACTCTGGGACGTGGCCACCGGGGGCGAGGTCAGGTCTTCCGCGGCGCTGGGGAATGACGGCACGGTCTATGTGGGATCGAATGACGGGAAAGTTTATGCGTTGAGTCCGTTTGGGCAGAAGCGGTGGGAATTTGCCACGGGCGCCGCGGTCGTCTCCTCTCCCGCGGTTGGGGAGGGTGTGCTCTATGTGGGCAGCCAGGATGGCGGGTTGTATGCATTGCAAACCAACGGGGTGCTGCGGTGGAGGTTCGAGGCGGGCTCCGCGATTGACAGCTCCCCTGCGATTGGGCGGGACGGGACCGTTTATGTGGGAGACAACAACAACCGGTTGCATGCGGTGAAGAGTGACGGGACGGCGCGCTGGTCGGTGGCCGTGGGCGGATTGATTTATTCGTCTCCCGCGGTGGGTGCTGACGGACGGGTGTATTTTGGTGCGTACGATCATCGACTTTATGCCGTGGACGCGGAGGGGAACGTGCTCTGGCAATTTCAAACTGGCGGCGTGGTGGCTTCCTCTCCGGCGATTGGATCTGATGGCACCGTTTATGTGGGGTCGGCGGACAAGCGCTTGTACGCCGTGCGCCCGGATGGAACGCGCCGCTGGCAATATGTTTCGAGCGCGGCGATCAGCGGGTCTCCGGTGGTGGGGGCGGATGGTGGCGTGTATTTCGGCACGGAGGACGGACGGTTGGTGGCGCTGACGTCGGAAGGGACGCGTCGTTGGGAGTTTGTGACTGGAGGTCCGATTTATGGAGCGCCGGTGTTGGGGAACGACGGGACGGTTTACGTGGCGGCGTTCGATTCGAAGTTGTATGCGATGAATGCGAATGGGACGCGGCGCTGGGAATTCGCGACGGGAGGGCCCCTTTACGCGGCCCCGGCGCTGGATCGGGGGGGTGTGCTTTACCTCGGCAGCTATGATGGGAAAGTTTATGCCATTCGCGGCACGACGGGACTGGCGGACACGCCGTGGGCCATGTTTCATCGGGATGCAGCCCATACGGGTCGCGCACCGGCGGCGGTGGAGGAGCCGCTGCGGATTCGGAGCGTCAGCCGGGTGGCTGGGCTTGGCGTCGAGCTTGGACTGTCGGGTCCGGCGGGGCGGGCGGTGGTTCTCGAAGTTTCGTCGGATCTGGTGACCTGGACGCGGCTGGAGCAGATGATCTTGACGGCGGGTGGATCCCTCTTTCGTGATACGCGCCCTGCGCAGGATCGGTTGTTTTACCGGCTGCGCCGGGTGGATTGAGGCGGGATTGGGTTCAGAGCGGGGCAGAGCATTCCCGGAATGCCGATGACCGGGTCGTTCTGTAACGCAGACAGCCTTGTCTGCTGTCGCGCCGGCTGCCCAGCCTGCGAGGTGGCGAGGCGAACGAAACGGGTCGGTGCATCCCGATGTTGCCGGTGATGCAGGTAGGGCGCGTCCGTCCCGGCGCGCCGCCGGAGCATGATGTTTTGCATCCCGTGGGCGGCGGGCTGGGACAGGCCCGCCCTACCAACAACATCGGGATACACGGGAAACGGGTTCAAAGCGTGGAACGGCCTCGTTTTTCGCCCGGCCCTCCCGCTGGTCGTCGGCGCGACTTTTCTCGAAACTTGTGGTTTGGGATTGGTGTCGGGTAGGAGTAGCCGCGCGTTTGCGAAGCGAGGGCTTTGCCGGGCGCGGACTGGCGGCAATTGAGAACAACCAACTGGAGACTCGAGTTATGGCAACAATGGATGTGGTGGATTACGTCGTGCATGGCGACGATTTGCAATTTGTCGAAATTGAGCTGGATCCCATGGAAGCGGTGGTGGCCGAGGCGGGCGCCATGATGTTCATGGAAGACGGCATCCAGATGGAGACGATTTTCGGGGATGGCTCCCAGGAGAAGAAGGGTTTTTTGAGCTCGTTGGTGGGAGCAGGGAAGCGGTTGCTGACGGGGGAATCGCTGTTCATGACGGTGTTTCAGAACCAATCGAGCCGCAAGCGGAAGGCTTCCTTTGGCGCGCCGTATCCAGGCAAGATTGTGCCCGTGCATTTGAGCGAGATTGGGGGCGAGTTGATCGCCCAAAAGGATTCGTTCCTCTGCGCAGCCAAAGGTGTGACGGTGGGCATTGCTTTGCAGCGCAAGATCGGGGCCGGATTGTTCGGGGGCGAAGGATTCATCATGCAACGCTTGCAAGGAGACGGCTGGGCGTTTCTGCACGCGGGCGGCACCATCATCGCCCGTGAACTCGCCGTCGGGGAAGTGTTGCGGGTCGATACCGGCTGCGTCGTGGGTTATCAGCCAACCGTCGATTTCGACATCGAATACGTCGGAAAGATCAAATCGGCCTTGTTTGGCGGCGAAGGGCTTTTCTTTGCCCGACTGCGGGGTCCTGGAAGGATTTGGTTGCAGTCCTTGCCCCTGAGCCGCCTGGCTGATCGCATCGTGTCCTCGTCGAAATTGGTGGGCGGACGGGGACGCGAGGAAGGTTCGGTGCTCGGCGGTTTGGGCGGATTGTTGGATGGCGACAACGAATAAGTTTATGAAGACCTGGCTGCGGGGGTATATCGAGGCTCAGAAGGCGGCGTTGGATTCGATTGCCGTGGATGAGGTGGCGGGTTTGGTCGAACTGCTGTCCAAAGTTCATCGGGAGGACCGGCAGATCTTTGTGTGCGGCAACGGCGGGAGCGCGGCGAACGCGTCGCACTTTGCGACGGATCTGGGCAAGGGCGCCTCGGACAAGTTGGGAAAGCGGTTTCGTGTTCTTTCGTTGAACGACAACGTGAGTTGGATGACGGCGATCGGCAATGACTACGCGTATGAGGATGTATTTTCGCGCCAGCTCGAGAATTACGGACGCGCCGGTGACGTGCTTCTGGTCATGAGCGTGAGCGGAAGCTCGCCCAATTTGGTGAAGGCGGTGTCGTGGGCCAACGACCACGGGCTGGAGACCGTGGCTTTGGTGGGAGGCAAGCGCGGGAAATTGGCGGCACTCGCCAAGCGGGTTCTGGTCATCGATAGCGAACATTATGGCCGAGCCGAGGACGCCCAGATGGGCATTTGCCATATGCTCTGCTACGCGTTCATGGAGAATCAGGAGATCGCGCGGGGATAAGGTGGAATTCCGCCGGCATGTTTGAAGTGACGCTTTCAGACGTTTGGGGTGGAGTGGAGGTCACGGATCTTTCAAGATGACTGTCCTTGAAGAATCGTCACATGGACGCGCCTTGGGACGATGAATCGCGCCGGGAGGGCTGCGTTCCACCGCAGCCCATCCTGATCACCCTCTGAAAAAGTGGGACGGCGGTGGAACGCCGCCCTCCCGGAACCGAGGTGCAAAGAAATCGGTCTGCGCCTGCCTTGGCTTCTCAAATGAGAAAAGCCAAGCTTGGCCTGCACTTCGTGTGATCGCGATGGGATATTCCGCTTTGACACCTGGAGGACCGGCGGGCAAGGTTCGCGGCGTTTTGCCGGCCAGGTCGGGCTCTTTCCTTACTTGATGCCTAATGCAACCGGTTGAACATCAATATTATGCCTGAACTTGTGGGAAATCTATTGGTGGCCCAATCGGGAGGGCCCACGGCCGTGATCAATGCCAGCGTTGTCGGTGTCATTCTGGAGGCCGGGCGTCATCCGGACCAGATCGAGGAGATTTACGGTGGTCTGAATGGGATTTTGGGGATTCTGAATGAGGAGCTCATCGATTTGCAGGAGGAGAAGAGGCAGTCGATCGAAGGTTTGAAGCACACGCCCGCCGCCGCCTTGGGAACCTGCCGCTACAAGCTCGACTTCATCAAAAAGCCGGATCAGGCGGCGAAGGACATGAACCGGTTGTTCGAAGTTTTTCAGGCGCACAACATCAGGTATTTTTGTTACGCGGGAGGCAACGATTCTCAAGATACCGCGCACAAGATCCATCTGGAAGCGCTCAAGAGGGGATATGAAATGCGGGTGATGGGGGTTCCCAAGACGATCGACAATGACCTGCCCCACACGGACCATTCTCCAGGCTATGGCTCGGTGATCAAGTACAACGCGGTGTCGGTCATGGAAATTGGTTTAGACGTGGGGAGCATGGCTACGGACGATGGATCCTGCTGCATCATCGAAGTCATGGGCCGGGCCGCTGGGTGGATCGCGGCGGGCACGGTGCTGGCGAAGCGGAGGCCTTCCGACGCGCCTCACATCATTCTTTTACCCGAGATTCGGTTCAATGAACCGGCGTTTCTCGAGAAGATCAAGGAAACCGTGGCCGCGCATCACTATTGCATCGTGGTGGTGGGTGAAGGATTGAAGAACGCGAATGGCGAGGAAATGGGAGTCGACAAGTCGCGTCTCGACGCTTTTGGTCACGCGGTGCTTTCCGGGGCGGCGGATCACTTGGCGGAGATCGTGCAGGGAAAACTGGATTTAAAGACCCGCACCGTGAAATTGGGATACGCCCAAAGGGCAGCGGCGCATTATGCCAGCGAAACCGATATGCTGGAGGCGGTCGCCTGTGGCGAGGCGGCGGTCAGGGCGGCGGTGGAAGGCCAGAGCGGTTTGATGGCCAAGATTGTCCGCACGAGCCAGCAGCCTTATCGCTGGACCACGGGGCTGCAGCCCCTGGGGGACATTGCGAACGTGGAGCGAACGATTCCGCGCGACTGGATATCCGAAGACGGATTCATGCCGAACGAGAAGTTTGTGGAGTACGCTGCTCCGCTGGTTGCGGGGGAGACCCGTCCGTTTCATGAAGGCGGCCTGCCGAGATACGTGGTTCTCGAGAAGTTCAAGGTCGAGAAGAAACTGGCCGCGCGTTGAGGGGAAGGATCTCCTTGATCCGGTCGAGCTGGGACGGGAAGAGTGATTCCTGCCGCAGGAGAGCGGCATGGAGGCGGGCAGCGTTGGTTTCGCCCAGCGCCAGCCGGGCATCGGCCACGGCGAAGTGGTAGGCGGTTCGTTCCGATTCGGAGAACCGGTTCGTTCCCATGGATTGAAGGAGCCGGATGGCTTCGGCCGGCCGGTAGTTCTGGGTGAGGGCCTGGGCGTGATTGATCCGGAATGCGGGAAGATCAGGGCGTAGTTGAGTGATCCTGAGCGTGAGGGCCAAGGCTTGAGCTGGATCCTTGCGATTGATGAGGAGGGCTGCGGCGAGGTTCGACATCTCAGCGAGGTCATTTTCCGAGGATTGGTGAAGGAATCTGGCCGACGTCAGCAGCATCGATTCGTCCTTTTGGGATTCGGCGATTTGGAGCGGCAGTCGATGGAGCGACGGCGCGGGAATGGAATTCGTGGGCGCGGATCGCAGCAATTGAAGAGCCATCGCGGGGTGTCGTGCGTCAATCATGCCCTGAGCCATGGACCCCGCCGCGCTGGCCACAA from Verrucomicrobiota bacterium encodes:
- a CDS encoding 6-phosphofructokinase, producing MPELVGNLLVAQSGGPTAVINASVVGVILEAGRHPDQIEEIYGGLNGILGILNEELIDLQEEKRQSIEGLKHTPAAALGTCRYKLDFIKKPDQAAKDMNRLFEVFQAHNIRYFCYAGGNDSQDTAHKIHLEALKRGYEMRVMGVPKTIDNDLPHTDHSPGYGSVIKYNAVSVMEIGLDVGSMATDDGSCCIIEVMGRAAGWIAAGTVLAKRRPSDAPHIILLPEIRFNEPAFLEKIKETVAAHHYCIVVVGEGLKNANGEEMGVDKSRLDAFGHAVLSGAADHLAEIVQGKLDLKTRTVKLGYAQRAAAHYASETDMLEAVACGEAAVRAAVEGQSGLMAKIVRTSQQPYRWTTGLQPLGDIANVERTIPRDWISEDGFMPNEKFVEYAAPLVAGETRPFHEGGLPRYVVLEKFKVEKKLAAR
- a CDS encoding SIS domain-containing protein; the encoded protein is MKTWLRGYIEAQKAALDSIAVDEVAGLVELLSKVHREDRQIFVCGNGGSAANASHFATDLGKGASDKLGKRFRVLSLNDNVSWMTAIGNDYAYEDVFSRQLENYGRAGDVLLVMSVSGSSPNLVKAVSWANDHGLETVALVGGKRGKLAALAKRVLVIDSEHYGRAEDAQMGICHMLCYAFMENQEIARG
- a CDS encoding TIGR00266 family protein, encoding MATMDVVDYVVHGDDLQFVEIELDPMEAVVAEAGAMMFMEDGIQMETIFGDGSQEKKGFLSSLVGAGKRLLTGESLFMTVFQNQSSRKRKASFGAPYPGKIVPVHLSEIGGELIAQKDSFLCAAKGVTVGIALQRKIGAGLFGGEGFIMQRLQGDGWAFLHAGGTIIARELAVGEVLRVDTGCVVGYQPTVDFDIEYVGKIKSALFGGEGLFFARLRGPGRIWLQSLPLSRLADRIVSSSKLVGGRGREEGSVLGGLGGLLDGDNE
- a CDS encoding tandem-95 repeat protein, which gives rise to MQFSNCWPSTRRAIRAVIAILVLVLTVVSGWGQGVQRGEKWRFKTGGDIFGAPALSPDGLTLYAGSLDGSLYALDAASGRLNWSYAARLSTDNSIRSSPAVAPDGTILFGSGDWLYALNPNGSLKWTNTTYGFGINISGTVYSSPAITTEGQVIVAGAENRRLFVFDLRSGGLIRSNSFPANFISSAAIGVDNSIFIGGLDGNLYALTSALGNRWVGKTTLGISGGPAIGPDGTIYTGSADNRLYAFGSGGSRLWAFETGDAIFASPVVGLDGTVYVGSWDNKFYAVNPNGTLKWSYTAEGLVHGSAALAADGTIYVPTDVGSAGRLLALSSQGTYRWEFNSGEQFHASPLIGPDGTVYIGSFDDHIFAIPGSSGPAVSSWPMVARTVARPGRVNAQVTITSPRAGRVMTSPANVVVDTTITTAPGGMVLSLELYSGAGLVGRQTFVRPGGLVTFPAVTISEINRHTLQVRASVRNLDGTQDVVASAPISILVIQNRNGPVLSVIPDVETSKQAQVPFSASDAETPPEELLFVVESQSSVIPVENVQIQGTSTNRILIITPVLSAAVPPEGVVVPLSLTVYDGDIGDAATRNAKRTFNVKVLPPTTPPVILLGSPVPPGSNRLVMLEDQVGGSGPVVVNVADEEDDFNELVLTFMSLDPDLIPPLSVSLGGSGFDRSIRFTPAPNQSGLARIALTVRDTSGETATTNLVVSIAPVNDAPVVSPIESFTFNENEASRRVFFSVRDVDTPSTLVTVRAISSNPALLPVSNITFDGTGESRSVTLRPATGQTGVASISLVATDTSSIPPIGSALSTFTVTVNRANTPPTIQPIPQMTTFEDTPIVPVPITISDLESPATSLTVTAVATNEVLVPMSHIRIEGTGTNRTLSLFPATNLFGTNLIVVTVTDPQGASNRVFFQLVVTPLNDLPQISPVLPVVMDEDSVSPAAGFTVSDLETAAEALTVTASSSNPGLISNGGITVASAGKGQRTVTLRPAADANGTATVTLTVQDGEASASTSFLLTVRPVNDAPTIAAPGGTLTVTENQTFTLPAVTGADVDAGSGVLRWTLAAVPGLLDLAGTTGLTFENGLPGSGSFQAIGTLADLNAAMRAIRYTPPAGFSGPASISMILTDQGNTGSGVSRSGTAGVSLRVAAGNRPPTISTIAKVRIDVNKSSAPIAFTVGDAETAPELLGVTLSSSNPALLPTSRIELLGDAASRSLLLIPVRDRTGTATLEVTVTDAEGATAVARFNVVVESLNRPPLLGLPAVIRTGEDAPGGSGPIPFLADDPDTSIASLSLTVTSADTRLLAAGGIVLGGSGTNRTLTLTPRPDEFGTTVVSVVLSDGALAVTNSLRFEVAPSNDLPRVVAAATASTREDGTALVMPLSELSPGPANEGQTLTVTAEVDRADLLFPPVVRYVAGESTGSVEVAPRPDTFGNATVRVLISDGQDTVEHRIAVEILPVNDAPSFVRGADVSIRQDAGPQAIAAWAKEIKAGPANESVQGLSFAVAPSEPAFFATLPAIDRDGTLRFAVAEGRSGSTTVLIRLIDDAGTANGGVNASDPVLLEISVLGVNQAPSFVKGPDVSVLEDSGSSRLVRWATYLRMGPASESGQRGIFLLSNSNPEWFEDAPALDAEGTLTFKPAPNAFGVATLSLRLRDDGGTANGGQDTSVEQVARIEIKPVNDAPTLDPIPGLTIDEDSGETGIELSNLGIGAPNEGQTLTVTAESGNQDLLPHPRIRTSVFGSSVLLLLPRTNAVGSSVVTVTVRDSGGVADGGQDSVTRTFVLRVLDVDDAPFIEPIPGTTIEQGKAAGPLPVAVSDPDTAITNLVVTVVSDNPVLVPATAITVAGRVPFQFLTVTPVPTQSGSAVLTLFVSDGSSTNQTSFKLTVTAVNRVPALSGLGDLTLIEDQVAAEFRFSVADPDTPASGLAVTAVSSDELLLPRAGVLVTRATGSAAETNWVLRLTPSPDRSGRARLTVTVSDGISSVSRDVAVEVKPVNDAPSFVAGPDVAVSEDSGAARLAGWARGLSKGPGDEAGQTLRFEVSNTSPALFETAPTVNADGTLAFAPTANAFGVATVSVVLVDDGGTADGGAERSLARTFTIRVDPVNDAPTLNTVNNLTRDEDSGPFTLTLSGLSSGAPNEAQQLTVTALSSNPALMPHPEVNYVSPAATGRLVLAPVTNAFGKVTVTVMVRDDGGTAGGGQDSTTRSFTVDFLPVNDPPVLGALLPQSTAENTSTAPIAIMVSDIDTPAERLRVTVTSSNLELVPNANLTLGGGGTNWTLRVLPSRDRTGETTISVVAGDGEASTTNRFVLVVSAVNQAPVLGVPGDQTTPEDVPLTVPLLVSDRETSEPRVRVESSNPILFPLANLGVSGTGTNRLLRVQPATNASGEGRLTVIVDDGRASVTNGFMVKVTPVNDAPGFTSGTNVVVREDAGLTRLPGWASRLSAGPADEAGQRLRFEVSTTSPALFSELPAISADGELRFAGAAQAFGEALVRVVLVDDGGRDHEGVDRSEAIEFRVSIRPVNDAPTLNPLNNITREEDSGVFTLVLSGITSGAANETQRLTVTAASSVPGILADPAVTYTSPAVNGRLILTPLPNAFGKTRVTVTVRDDGGVDAGGSDTVTQFFDLTIEPVNDAPTLAPLAARSAPENGSTGPIALTLGDIDTPLDQLKVGVTSSDPALVPAPGMVITGEGDSRLLVVTPAPGRTGTATLTVSVNDGSLSASQAFLLTVVSINEAPKIVAPAEVVTDEDTPVVVPVTVTDRENDAVQLAFEISDPQLVSPTNIVLNGLGADRSLRIVPNSNAYGTATLRLVARDGRLSSTHEIKLVVRPVDDPPLLAEILDQALNQDTTSAPIVLNLEDLDTPRADLRIRVAATDAGLLPESGLVVGGTPERRTLTLIPARGRSGPSEVTVRVSDAGTTVERSFRVVVSAPNTPPSILSQPQSRTVLVGTTVLFNVSAAGTAPLSYQWTLNGTHLPQATNAVLTLSAVATSATGRYAVSVRNSAGSVASEEAVLIVGQLGSKLWDVATGGEVRSSAALGNDGTVYVGSNDGKVYALSPFGQKRWEFATGAAVVSSPAVGEGVLYVGSQDGGLYALQTNGVLRWRFEAGSAIDSSPAIGRDGTVYVGDNNNRLHAVKSDGTARWSVAVGGLIYSSPAVGADGRVYFGAYDHRLYAVDAEGNVLWQFQTGGVVASSPAIGSDGTVYVGSADKRLYAVRPDGTRRWQYVSSAAISGSPVVGADGGVYFGTEDGRLVALTSEGTRRWEFVTGGPIYGAPVLGNDGTVYVAAFDSKLYAMNANGTRRWEFATGGPLYAAPALDRGGVLYLGSYDGKVYAIRGTTGLADTPWAMFHRDAAHTGRAPAAVEEPLRIRSVSRVAGLGVELGLSGPAGRAVVLEVSSDLVTWTRLEQMILTAGGSLFRDTRPAQDRLFYRLRRVD